The genomic DNA AGCCGCCGCTGATTTGCTTGAGCGCAGTTGCCCGCACGATCTGGCCCGGTTCTTTAACTTTCGTGATTACTGCGCCGGGTTGACCTATCCGTTGTCGTCAATTCAGGACTTTTTTGCTGGTTATTATGAGGCGATTGCAAAGTCGCACAATAAAGAAGTCCTGATTGAGCAAACGCCGTGGTACGGGCAACGCCTGGATATCATGACGCAGGTGTTTCCGAGCGCCAAATATATCCACGTCGTCAGGGACGGTCGGGACGTGGCTTTATCATTCGCACGCACGCCTTGGTGGTTCAAAAAGGCCGAATTGAACTTGACGCGCTGGGCGACGGAAATCAAAAAGATTGCGGCGGACGCGGCAACATTGCTCAGTCCGGAAAACTACCTGGTTGTCAAATATGAACACCTGGTGGCCGATACACAGGCTGAAGTTTCGCGAATCTGTGACTTTCTCGGCATTACCCTGGAAGCGGCCCAGCTGGACCCCAAAGGTTTTATCGATTACGACAGCTACTGCCGGTTTGACATGGATAACCTCTCTTCGGCGGCGTACCTGGCATGGAAAAAAAACAAGGGATCGTCTTCTTCGTTTCAGGGCAGTGCGTACGCCTGGAAACAAGATAAAAGCTCCCGGTTTGAACACCTGCCGGAGCATGTAAAAGCGTCCTTGAGCTTATTTGGTTATGACGTCCCCGAAGAGGGCAAGGCCGCTTCGCAGAATGCCTCTCCCTATTACAATGTAAAGCTTTACGTCTCCTCCCTGGAGGCGAAGGTCGCCGATCTTTCTGAGGCGGTGGGGGGCAGGGAGCTGACGATAAATGATCAGTCCGTGCATATACGCAGTGTCGAGTCTGAATTGGCAGTACGTGCCAAGCGCATTGTCGAATTTGAGCAAGCACTAAAGGCACGTGGAGAACACATTGCCGGCCTGGCCAGTACGATCAATGATCAAACCCAGCATATCTCCAGCCTGGATGCCGAGCTTGCTCTGCGCGCCGGACGAACCGCTGCGCTGGAGAAGGAGCTTACCGATCGTGGACAGCACATTGCGGGTTTGAACAACACCATCAATGAGCAGATCCAGCATATCTCTGGGCTCGATATTGAGTTGTCGCAACGTGCGAAACTGATCGCGGATTTTGAGGCGGAACTGAAAGCCCACGCCCGACATATATCAGGCCTGGACCAAACCATCGAAAACCTTGCGCGGTCCGTGGAGGATCACGAGGCAGATCGCCTGGCGCGGATTCGGCAGCACTCGGAATTGACTGAAGAGTTTGCTGCACGAGCCGACTATATCTGTGAGCTGAACCAGCTGCTTGATGATCAGGCGAAACATATCGCCGCACTCAGCGCCGAGCTGGCGATGAGAGTCGAGCAATACACAGCGTATGAGGCTGAGGTCATCGCGTGCGGTGAACGTAAAGCGATACTTGAACAGGCGCTGGCCGACCAGGCACAACACATTCAGCACCTCGGTTCTGAACTGGCGTTGTATAGCGAGCGCTTGTCCGAGCAAGAGACCGCTGCTGCCGTGCTGAAAGAGCATACGGTCGAACTCGACAAAACCATCGGTGCCCAGGCTCAACACATTCACCGTCTTGAAGAGGCGGTATCAACCGCTCAAGAACAAA from Pseudomonas tolaasii NCPPB 2192 includes the following:
- a CDS encoding sulfotransferase, with the translated sequence MNNAFIIGTGRCGTTYLAQILNAHSKVCVPPEMQCVFEYDTNGSRFYENIALGAIADAEAAADLLERSCPHDLARFFNFRDYCAGLTYPLSSIQDFFAGYYEAIAKSHNKEVLIEQTPWYGQRLDIMTQVFPSAKYIHVVRDGRDVALSFARTPWWFKKAELNLTRWATEIKKIAADAATLLSPENYLVVKYEHLVADTQAEVSRICDFLGITLEAAQLDPKGFIDYDSYCRFDMDNLSSAAYLAWKKNKGSSSSFQGSAYAWKQDKSSRFEHLPEHVKASLSLFGYDVPEEGKAASQNASPYYNVKLYVSSLEAKVADLSEAVGGRELTINDQSVHIRSVESELAVRAKRIVEFEQALKARGEHIAGLASTINDQTQHISSLDAELALRAGRTAALEKELTDRGQHIAGLNNTINEQIQHISGLDIELSQRAKLIADFEAELKAHARHISGLDQTIENLARSVEDHEADRLARIRQHSELTEEFAARADYICELNQLLDDQAKHIAALSAELAMRVEQYTAYEAEVIACGERKAILEQALADQAQHIQHLGSELALYSERLSEQETAAAVLKEHTVELDKTIGAQAQHIHRLEEAVSTAQEQKSVLEQTLLAREDHIVGLNDIGARMTQQVGELSAQLSMRLDRIGELEEQSNVKGAEIRGLQHDVMAQQATIDELRMDAQRLQESLDQLNASWCGRLQAFRQKFHK